In Anaerolineales bacterium, the following proteins share a genomic window:
- a CDS encoding DUF2270 domain-containing protein → MPRKKTPPSPPPQEEEAVWTYRGYKLKASEFVTAMVHLFRAEVQRANVWRQRLDTTTNWAVVATGATLSISFSQPNVHHGVIILNTLLVTWFLFIEARRYRYYELWSYRIRLMETDFYAAMLVPPFHPSPEWAESLAENLLAPNFPISMLEAFGRRLRRNYLWIYLILFASWMGKGYLFPEPAVSLQDFIQRGAVGPISGIFMILLGVGYHLALLLIAIGTVGMTKATGEILPRFGAENDHVELDEKKSIRAWFAPRHRRRQLLALIITDKTEAVSKRIITDLHRGVTAMQGKGMYTGAERSILMCALTVTEAHNLKAAVAKEDPQAFVIVSPAQEILGRGFNPLEEKK, encoded by the coding sequence ATGCCAAGAAAAAAAACGCCTCCGTCACCGCCTCCGCAAGAGGAGGAAGCCGTTTGGACGTATCGCGGCTACAAACTCAAAGCCAGCGAATTTGTCACTGCGATGGTGCATTTATTCCGCGCCGAAGTCCAGCGCGCCAACGTCTGGCGGCAGCGCCTCGATACCACCACGAACTGGGCGGTGGTGGCGACGGGCGCGACGCTCTCGATCTCTTTCAGCCAGCCCAACGTACACCATGGCGTCATCATCCTCAATACTCTGCTGGTCACTTGGTTCCTTTTCATCGAAGCGCGGCGGTATCGTTATTATGAATTATGGAGTTACCGCATCCGCCTGATGGAAACGGATTTTTACGCCGCCATGCTGGTGCCTCCGTTCCATCCATCCCCAGAATGGGCGGAAAGCCTGGCGGAAAACCTGCTGGCGCCTAATTTTCCCATTTCCATGCTGGAGGCGTTTGGCCGGCGTCTGCGGCGCAACTATCTTTGGATCTATCTGATCCTTTTTGCATCGTGGATGGGGAAAGGGTATCTTTTCCCGGAGCCGGCAGTCAGCCTGCAGGATTTCATCCAACGCGGCGCCGTTGGTCCGATCTCCGGTATTTTTATGATCTTGCTGGGCGTCGGCTACCACCTCGCTCTTCTCTTGATCGCGATCGGCACAGTAGGTATGACCAAAGCCACCGGCGAGATCCTGCCGCGTTTTGGCGCGGAGAATGATCACGTTGAACTGGATGAAAAGAAAAGCATCCGCGCTTGGTTTGCTCCGCGCCACCGGCGCAGACAATTGCTTGCCCTCATTATTACGGATAAGACCGAGGCGGTCTCGAAACGCATCATCACCGATCTACATCGGGGTGTGACGGCTATGCAAGGCAAGGGGATGTATACCGGCGCCGAACGCTCAATCTTAATGTGCGCGCTGACCGTCACCGAGGCGCATAATCTCAAAGCCGCTGTGGCAAAAGAAGACCCGCAGGCGTTTGTGATCGTCTCGCCTGCGCAAGAAATTTTGGGGCGCGGGTTCAATCCGCTCGAGGAGAAAAAATAA
- a CDS encoding pyridoxal phosphate-dependent aminotransferase — translation MNLNAQFEQFRQSPTVAMGDRISALKASGKKIVGLQQGDPDFATPQAVIDAACDALQSGLTHYGPSRGRPDLLAAIASKLTRDEEVSYDPASEIIVTHGGIHAYFSAMQSILNPGDEVLIPDPAWATHANLAMMLRAEVMRVPAPAEDGFIPSFEAWEKAVTPKTRAIVVNYPCNPTGIVPSREYLKQLQDFAKAHDLWVVTDEVYSSLYFGEKPTSLASFEGAKERTLIVQSLSKTYAMTGWRVGFLAAPAAVIENAVKAGQNSITCVAPFIQKAAAYALTNPEVQQATARMREAYSRRRALLMKLSAELESERVVVTPPQGAFYCFLDLRALKMNDVEMCERILEEKSVGLVPGSAFGEHGEGFIRMSFAASDEEVETGFRRIVEWAEEQ, via the coding sequence ATGAACCTCAACGCGCAATTCGAACAGTTCCGACAATCGCCGACGGTGGCGATGGGCGACCGCATCTCGGCGCTCAAAGCCAGCGGAAAAAAGATCGTCGGTTTGCAACAAGGCGACCCGGATTTTGCGACTCCGCAAGCGGTGATCGATGCGGCGTGCGACGCTCTGCAAAGCGGGCTGACTCACTACGGACCCTCACGCGGCAGACCGGACCTTTTGGCTGCCATCGCTAGCAAGTTGACTCGCGATGAGGAAGTTTCGTACGACCCTGCCTCCGAGATCATCGTCACGCATGGCGGCATCCACGCGTATTTTTCGGCGATGCAATCCATTTTGAACCCTGGCGATGAAGTTCTCATCCCCGACCCCGCGTGGGCGACGCACGCGAACCTTGCGATGATGTTGCGTGCGGAGGTGATGCGCGTCCCCGCGCCGGCGGAGGATGGATTCATCCCCTCGTTTGAAGCGTGGGAAAAAGCCGTTACGCCGAAGACGCGTGCCATCGTGGTCAACTATCCCTGCAACCCGACCGGCATCGTCCCATCGCGCGAATATTTGAAACAACTTCAAGACTTTGCGAAAGCGCACGATCTATGGGTCGTGACCGACGAAGTGTATAGCAGTTTATATTTCGGGGAGAAACCGACTTCGCTCGCCTCTTTCGAAGGCGCAAAAGAACGGACGTTGATCGTGCAGAGCCTCTCCAAAACCTACGCGATGACCGGTTGGCGCGTCGGCTTTCTCGCCGCGCCCGCGGCGGTGATCGAGAACGCGGTCAAAGCGGGGCAGAACTCCATCACGTGCGTCGCGCCGTTCATCCAGAAAGCCGCCGCGTACGCGTTGACGAATCCCGAAGTCCAGCAGGCAACCGCACGGATGCGCGAAGCGTATTCCCGCCGCCGCGCGTTGTTGATGAAGTTATCCGCCGAGTTGGAAAGCGAACGCGTCGTCGTCACGCCTCCGCAAGGCGCGTTCTACTGCTTCCTTGACTTGCGCGCGTTGAAAATGAACGATGTGGAAATGTGCGAACGGATTCTGGAGGAGAAAAGCGTTGGGTTGGTGCCAGGCTCCGCGTTCGGCGAGCATGGCGAGGGATTCATCCGTATGTCGTTCGCCGCCTCGGATGAGGAAGTGGAAACGGGATTCCGAAGGATTGTGGAATGGGCGGAGGAGCAATAA
- a CDS encoding V-type ATP synthase subunit D, with the protein MSAVSVTRMELLARKGQISLAKQGRDLLEQKRTALMKEFMRTANTALERSDELQESAAEASQSLARAEAMAGAEAVRSAALASRGGFSLEVSSSSVMGVRVPRIEQKSPARSLLDRGYSIVGASTSIDEAASAFEKEVRDIIQLADTTLRLTRLGDEIRRTSRRLNALDHNLIPRLQTEQRFIETALDERERADHFRLKLVKRSLERKRED; encoded by the coding sequence ATGAGCGCCGTATCCGTCACCCGCATGGAACTCCTCGCCCGCAAGGGGCAGATCTCGCTTGCCAAGCAAGGACGCGACCTGTTGGAGCAAAAACGCACCGCCTTGATGAAGGAATTCATGCGCACCGCGAACACCGCGCTGGAACGTTCGGACGAATTGCAAGAATCTGCGGCGGAGGCAAGTCAATCGCTTGCGCGGGCAGAGGCGATGGCGGGCGCCGAAGCGGTGCGGTCCGCCGCGCTGGCGTCGCGAGGCGGGTTTAGTCTCGAAGTTTCATCCAGCAGTGTGATGGGGGTGCGCGTTCCGCGTATCGAGCAAAAAAGCCCGGCGCGTTCGTTGTTGGACCGCGGCTATTCGATCGTCGGCGCTTCGACCAGCATTGACGAAGCCGCCTCCGCGTTCGAGAAGGAAGTGCGCGACATCATCCAACTGGCGGATACGACCCTGCGCCTCACGCGGCTGGGGGATGAGATCCGCCGCACATCGCGGCGTTTGAACGCGCTCGACCACAATTTGATCCCGCGCTTGCAGACGGAACAACGGTTCATCGAGACCGCGCTGGACGAACGCGAGCGCGCCGATCATTTCCGGTTGAAATTGGTGAAGAGATCGTTAGAGAGGAAACGAGAAGACTGA
- a CDS encoding SLC13 family permease — MTFPQIFVLLVLIVPLVLVFLNRMREDVAALVMAASLGVAQYLGMAVVGPADTPDAAHHALTGFGTPEVIALLSLFIITACLDKYGVTRWIAKKLLSLGGQSERRLIGLFASTAALLSMFMNTLAAGALLLPSALTASQRTGIKPSKLLIPIAYGTMLGGAATYLTTANIIVSGLLRLADPPQQPLTILDFIPTGGFVAIIGLLFLMLVGSRVLPEREPPTTKMDPSNDEMTRTFHLVERMWEAEVTPESAIANKPLSQTRIGETLGMAVLGIHRGSRILSASDAANKIQVGDVLLIVGREERALQLEQAGLRVYRSAQPTSLLPRDSVFAEVIVPPRSSIEGKTLRDLEFRARYGFIAIALWREQRSYRTDVATMKLRAGDILLLMGSPENLPNLKNQHDFVVVEAASNGGELDVPRVAMTLVISISALIALFAGMPVEIAMLTAAVLTLLTGLMKPDEMYQAVKWRAIFLIAGAISISYAMVQTDLAQLFGDGIVRLVAPLGAMGLVAGAYFLSAALTQLMGGQISPLVVAPITISAAIQLGVNPQAVALVTAIAGSISFITPLSHPVNIIMIAPANYTFRDFVKSGWALTIVCFLALMIAVPLFWKL; from the coding sequence TTGACATTCCCGCAGATCTTTGTTTTGCTTGTCCTTATTGTCCCTTTGGTGTTGGTCTTTCTAAATCGGATGCGCGAAGATGTGGCGGCTTTGGTGATGGCGGCTTCGTTGGGCGTTGCTCAATATCTTGGCATGGCGGTGGTGGGACCTGCCGACACGCCCGATGCCGCTCATCACGCACTGACCGGTTTTGGAACGCCCGAAGTGATCGCTTTGCTTTCTCTCTTTATCATAACAGCCTGTCTGGATAAATATGGGGTCACGCGTTGGATCGCCAAGAAGTTGCTTTCGTTGGGCGGGCAATCGGAGCGGAGGTTGATTGGATTATTTGCATCCACTGCCGCGTTGTTATCCATGTTCATGAATACGCTAGCGGCGGGCGCGTTGTTGTTACCCAGCGCGTTGACCGCCTCACAACGCACAGGCATCAAGCCAAGCAAACTTTTGATTCCGATTGCGTATGGCACGATGTTGGGCGGCGCGGCTACCTATCTCACCACAGCCAATATCATCGTCAGCGGTTTGTTGCGGCTGGCGGACCCTCCACAACAGCCGTTGACCATCCTTGATTTCATTCCTACCGGCGGTTTCGTCGCGATCATCGGTCTCCTTTTTCTAATGTTGGTTGGCAGTCGGGTTTTGCCCGAGCGCGAACCTCCCACAACCAAGATGGACCCCAGCAACGATGAAATGACAAGGACGTTTCATTTGGTGGAACGTATGTGGGAAGCCGAGGTGACGCCTGAATCCGCTATCGCGAACAAACCCTTGAGTCAGACCCGCATCGGGGAAACGCTTGGGATGGCGGTGCTAGGAATCCACCGCGGCAGTCGTATCCTGTCCGCGAGCGATGCGGCGAATAAGATCCAGGTCGGCGATGTGTTGTTGATCGTTGGCCGCGAGGAACGCGCCTTGCAGTTGGAACAGGCTGGTTTACGCGTGTATCGTTCGGCGCAACCGACATCTCTTCTGCCGCGTGATTCGGTCTTTGCCGAGGTCATCGTCCCGCCGCGTTCCAGCATAGAGGGGAAGACGCTGCGCGATCTGGAGTTTCGCGCCCGTTATGGATTTATTGCTATTGCGCTTTGGCGGGAACAACGCAGTTATCGTACGGATGTAGCGACCATGAAACTACGCGCTGGCGACATTCTTTTGTTGATGGGTTCGCCAGAGAATCTGCCCAATCTTAAAAACCAGCATGATTTTGTTGTGGTGGAAGCAGCCTCGAACGGGGGCGAATTAGATGTTCCGCGGGTGGCGATGACCCTCGTTATTTCCATCAGCGCATTGATCGCCCTGTTTGCGGGCATGCCGGTCGAGATCGCCATGCTCACCGCGGCCGTCTTGACCTTGCTCACCGGGTTAATGAAGCCCGACGAGATGTATCAGGCGGTCAAGTGGCGCGCGATTTTCCTGATCGCTGGCGCGATCTCCATCAGTTATGCCATGGTACAGACCGATCTGGCGCAACTCTTTGGCGATGGCATAGTCCGCCTTGTCGCTCCGCTGGGCGCGATGGGGCTTGTCGCGGGCGCGTATTTTTTGAGCGCCGCGCTCACACAATTGATGGGCGGACAGATCTCGCCTTTAGTCGTGGCGCCAATCACCATTAGCGCCGCGATCCAGTTGGGAGTGAATCCGCAGGCAGTCGCCCTCGTCACTGCCATTGCTGGCTCCATTTCGTTCATCACTCCGCTTTCGCACCCGGTGAACATCATCATGATCGCGCCAGCCAATTACACCTTCCGTGACTTCGTGAAAAGTGGCTGGGCATTGACGATTGTCTGCTTCCTTGCCCTGATGATCGCCGTGCCTCTGTTTTGGAAACTATAG
- the tpx gene encoding thiol peroxidase gives MVTVRSDVFKIGEKFATLLGDEVKVGDEAPEFTSVLPGWGTVNPLQESKGKVIILSAVPSLDTDVCDRETRRFNEEAAKLSEDIVIYTISADFPMAQKRWCGAAGVDKVKVVSDVVDAEFGVKYGVLIKERRYLRRSVFIVGRDGKLTYVNYLPTLGEEPKYEEVIEAAKQALG, from the coding sequence ATGGTCACTGTTCGTTCGGATGTTTTCAAGATCGGGGAAAAATTTGCCACGCTGTTAGGAGACGAAGTCAAAGTGGGCGATGAGGCGCCCGAGTTCACGTCAGTTCTCCCGGGGTGGGGAACCGTCAACCCGTTGCAGGAATCGAAGGGCAAGGTCATCATCCTTTCCGCGGTTCCGTCTCTCGATACCGATGTCTGCGACCGTGAGACGCGCCGATTCAATGAAGAAGCCGCAAAACTCAGCGAGGATATCGTCATCTACACCATAAGCGCTGATTTTCCGATGGCGCAGAAACGCTGGTGCGGCGCGGCAGGCGTGGATAAAGTGAAAGTGGTGTCGGATGTGGTGGACGCGGAGTTCGGCGTTAAGTATGGCGTGTTGATCAAAGAGCGCCGTTATCTACGTCGCTCGGTGTTCATCGTCGGGCGGGATGGAAAACTCACCTACGTGAATTACCTGCCCACCTTGGGAGAAGAACCGAAGTACGAGGAAGTCATCGAAGCCGCAAAGCAGGCTTTGGGATAA